One window of Chamaesiphon minutus PCC 6605 genomic DNA carries:
- a CDS encoding NADAR family protein → MRIYFYKVNAPYGCFSNFSPHSIQMPPKTANESVSKHWATVEHYYQAHKFCGTKFEYLMTQIQAAPTPEQAAQIGRSCQECYHPDWNLRKCEIMYRAIWQKFSSHLDIQQVLLATLDAEIIEDSPVDYFWGCGTDRTGQNHLGQILMRVRADLQARNAERTVMPDG, encoded by the coding sequence TTGAGAATTTACTTCTACAAGGTTAATGCGCCATACGGCTGCTTTTCCAATTTCTCGCCACACTCCATTCAGATGCCGCCAAAAACGGCAAATGAGTCAGTTAGCAAGCATTGGGCAACAGTAGAACATTACTATCAAGCGCACAAATTTTGTGGCACTAAATTTGAGTATCTAATGACGCAAATTCAAGCCGCACCTACACCAGAACAGGCGGCACAAATTGGCCGTAGCTGCCAAGAGTGCTATCATCCCGATTGGAATTTGCGCAAATGTGAAATCATGTATCGTGCCATCTGGCAAAAATTTAGCTCTCATTTAGATATTCAGCAGGTTTTACTCGCTACCTTAGATGCCGAAATCATTGAAGATTCGCCAGTAGATTACTTCTGGGGCTGTGGTACCGATCGAACTGGTCAAAATCATCTCGGCCAAATTTTGATGCGAGTTAGAGCCGATCTGCAAGCTAGGAATGCGGAAAGAACAGTCATGCCGGATGGGTAA
- a CDS encoding MAPEG family protein, with the protein MNFANLSTPTILLGSIAAAAFLVYFPYLVVAVTRFQVGFDISAPRAAFDKMPDYGKRATWAHQNSWEAFILYSAAALMAYITQQNSPTVVNCAIGFTVARLFYSIFYIINFPIGRSLMFGVGSVAIFTLMSMSITSTMN; encoded by the coding sequence ATGAATTTCGCCAATCTCTCAACCCCAACAATTTTACTCGGATCGATCGCGGCTGCGGCATTTCTAGTTTACTTTCCCTATTTAGTAGTTGCTGTCACCCGCTTTCAAGTCGGGTTCGATATCTCAGCTCCGCGTGCTGCATTCGATAAAATGCCAGACTACGGCAAACGAGCAACTTGGGCACATCAAAATTCTTGGGAAGCATTTATACTGTATAGTGCAGCAGCACTAATGGCATATATCACCCAGCAAAATTCACCGACAGTAGTAAATTGCGCGATCGGCTTTACAGTAGCGCGGTTATTTTATTCAATATTTTATATCATCAATTTTCCGATCGGTCGATCGTTAATGTTCGGCGTCGGCTCCGTGGCAATTTTTACACTCATGTCTATGAGTATCACCAGTACAATGAATTAG
- the groL gene encoding chaperonin GroEL (60 kDa chaperone family; promotes refolding of misfolded polypeptides especially under stressful conditions; forms two stacked rings of heptamers to form a barrel-shaped 14mer; ends can be capped by GroES; misfolded proteins enter the barrel where they are refolded when GroES binds), whose amino-acid sequence MAKIIAFNEESRRALERGVNALADAVKITLGPKGRNVLLEKKFGAPQIVNDGITVAKEIELTDPLENTGARLIQEVASKTKDLAGDGTTTATVLAQEMIREGLKNVAAGSNPMGIKRGMDKTVAMLVAEIAKLAKPVEGKGIAQVASVSAGNDPEVGEMISAAMDKVTKDGVITVEESKSLTTELDVVEGMQIDRGYLSPYLVTDQERMVVEFDDALILITDKKINSIQDLVPILEKVARAGKPLLIIAEDLEGEALATLVVNKARGVLSVAAIKAPSFGDRRKAMLQDIAILTGGQMISEEIGLSLDTASLEMLGNAAKITIDKENTTIVSNNSNSGDLQKRIAQLKQQLAETDSAYDTEKLQERIAKLAGGVAVIKVGAATETELKDRKLRIEDALNATKAAVEEGIVAGGGTTLIHLSDKVTQFKASLANAEEKIGAEIIAKALEAPLRQIANNAGVEGSVVVEQVRAAADNIGYNAATNVFEDLLAAGIVDPAKVVRSSLQNAVSIAGLVLTTEALVVEKPEPKSAAPDMGGMGGMGGMGGMGGMGGMGGMGMM is encoded by the coding sequence ATGGCAAAAATCATAGCGTTTAACGAAGAATCCCGTCGCGCGCTCGAACGGGGTGTCAACGCCTTGGCTGATGCGGTCAAGATTACTCTAGGCCCCAAAGGACGTAACGTCCTGTTAGAGAAGAAATTTGGCGCACCGCAGATCGTTAACGATGGAATTACCGTCGCCAAAGAAATCGAATTGACCGATCCTCTCGAAAATACTGGGGCAAGACTAATTCAGGAAGTTGCTTCCAAAACTAAAGATTTGGCTGGAGATGGTACCACTACAGCAACCGTCTTAGCGCAAGAAATGATTCGCGAAGGTCTTAAAAACGTTGCTGCTGGTAGCAATCCGATGGGGATCAAGCGCGGGATGGACAAAACTGTCGCCATGTTGGTTGCAGAAATTGCCAAGCTAGCCAAACCCGTCGAAGGTAAAGGCATCGCTCAGGTGGCTAGTGTCTCGGCTGGTAACGATCCAGAAGTCGGCGAGATGATTTCTGCTGCCATGGACAAAGTAACCAAAGATGGCGTCATTACAGTCGAAGAATCAAAATCGCTGACTACCGAATTGGATGTAGTCGAAGGGATGCAAATCGATCGTGGTTATCTCTCTCCTTACTTGGTTACCGACCAAGAGCGGATGGTGGTTGAATTTGACGATGCGCTGATTCTGATTACCGACAAAAAAATCAATTCGATTCAAGATTTAGTTCCCATTCTTGAAAAAGTTGCCCGCGCGGGTAAACCCCTATTAATCATTGCTGAAGACCTTGAAGGCGAAGCTCTAGCGACTTTAGTAGTCAATAAAGCGCGTGGCGTTCTCAGCGTTGCTGCGATTAAAGCTCCCAGCTTCGGCGATCGTCGTAAAGCGATGTTACAAGACATTGCAATTCTCACTGGCGGACAGATGATTTCTGAAGAAATCGGTCTGAGCTTGGATACTGCTAGTCTCGAAATGCTAGGTAATGCCGCTAAAATCACGATCGATAAAGAAAACACCACGATCGTTTCTAACAATAGCAATAGTGGCGATCTCCAAAAACGCATCGCGCAACTCAAGCAACAACTCGCTGAGACAGATTCAGCTTACGATACCGAAAAACTTCAAGAACGGATTGCCAAATTAGCTGGTGGTGTTGCGGTAATTAAAGTCGGTGCGGCAACCGAAACCGAACTCAAAGATCGCAAACTGCGGATCGAAGACGCCCTCAATGCTACTAAAGCAGCCGTAGAAGAAGGCATCGTTGCTGGTGGCGGTACTACATTGATCCACCTCTCTGACAAAGTGACCCAATTCAAAGCTAGTCTGGCTAATGCCGAGGAAAAAATCGGTGCGGAGATTATTGCCAAAGCTCTCGAAGCACCTTTGCGTCAAATCGCCAATAATGCTGGGGTAGAAGGCTCGGTAGTTGTCGAACAAGTCCGTGCTGCTGCCGATAATATCGGTTACAACGCTGCGACTAATGTCTTTGAAGACTTACTGGCTGCGGGGATTGTCGATCCGGCTAAAGTCGTCCGCTCGTCCTTACAAAATGCGGTTTCGATTGCAGGTTTAGTCCTGACGACCGAAGCTCTCGTCGTCGAGAAGCCCGAACCTAAGTCTGCTGCACCCGATATGGGCGGCATGGGCGGCATGGGCGGCATGGGCGGTATGGGTGGTATGGGTGGTATGGGCGGTATGGGTATGATGTAG
- a CDS encoding WD40 repeat domain-containing protein produces the protein MDADRAIAIIEIVLAPKSLNPVQVQIVRGALAGESYQQIAKAAKASSDKTVKADAAAPTASRTSKRSGGRYQTGYIRETGAQLWQSLSQKLGQKVTKKNLAAALFWYAKQPEFKLAENSTVLTKTTTGRVEATASSIDRETGSQSSPDRADDRTTRLRLSYSGELNAPEHFYGRTEELVTLTQWCLYDNCRLIFLVGMGGMGKTTLVNEIARQLSGYFQSIVWRSLLNLPPIKELCTELLQCLSQQPLLNLPDSLDEQIELLIAGLKKNRCLIVLDNVESILAGQVESGQYLPGYEGYDRLLKAIGELSHQSCAILTSREKPHTIARLQIVNPQSVRSMTVNGMTLAAGHQLLQAYGCPQLPEPIWQEVHAHYAGNPLALKIAAITAVELTGGGEKVLELYPLMKQGYLQFRDIDDILYRQFERLSETEQQLVYWLAIEREPVTGAELRSNSILNTKMPGEIINALQSLSRRCITVYEDRNWSIQPVMTTYVTSRSIDRFVGELLPPDPTEPPVMDLLHQFCHLNTYAIIKAQAKDYLRIAQIQSILRPIVDRLLDIWPSRAALENRLGQILNLWRTLDPIPPGYLAGNILNLAIELATDRFARDGTHRLDGTHSNCYGQTPTLKNLDCSLLPIRSAYLADVNLHQVDFTAAIFDRCVFTQAFGGIFMAIYHPAGELLATGDTNGDVSLWQIADGQRVAIFQGHSNWTRALAFSCDGKILASASEDRTVRLWDVQTNRQIATIGPHTHTFRGMKFSRDGRQLAIGCDDCQIRIYNLPGLLADPTATNVDRHCHQLLPRHSNWVFSVAYSPDESRLASASADGTVRIWDLATGECLQTLPHEHWAIRTLFAPDGRYLVVSGMSPTIYVWDTISGEPIATLNGHRDWIWSIEMSADGRTLFSTGEDRTIRVWDLNTGDCQTVLRGHQQRIWSISLSPDGRHLVSGSEDRSIEIWDLQSGKCVKTINGYSNSIKAIAFVPARDWLASCHRDCTIRLWNLQHLVCIQTLTGHTDAVLTIAISPDGRYLASSSLDRTIRLWDLQNLTCCHTIETLAEGVCTLAFSPDGCQLIAGNYQAELQIWDLTIEDRHGSTAAHPRARIGHPKRIEAVAVCQVNRTIATACENNIRIWDLQTGECLHTIIAHYLNILTVAFSPDGRYLATGGMDKTLKVWDTSNLECLHTLNMHQSWITTVAFSPTPIVSPTSSDYHLIVGSGDRLMTRWNITTGECLQTYTGHTNWVWSLAYSPDGLTIASAGEDETIKIWDVSGERSPHTLRLQRPYEDTIITGATGLPIGQRQTLKLLGAIDD, from the coding sequence ATGGATGCCGATCGAGCTATCGCAATTATTGAAATAGTTTTGGCTCCCAAATCCTTAAATCCGGTTCAGGTTCAAATTGTCCGTGGCGCGCTCGCGGGTGAGAGCTATCAACAAATTGCTAAGGCGGCTAAAGCTAGTTCGGATAAAACTGTAAAAGCGGACGCGGCGGCACCGACTGCTAGCAGAACCTCGAAACGTTCTGGCGGAAGATATCAGACCGGATATATTCGGGAGACTGGTGCTCAGCTATGGCAGTCTTTGAGTCAAAAATTGGGTCAAAAAGTTACCAAAAAGAATTTGGCAGCAGCACTATTTTGGTATGCAAAGCAGCCGGAATTTAAGCTGGCTGAAAATAGTACCGTCCTCACCAAGACGACTACTGGCCGAGTTGAGGCAACCGCCAGCAGTATCGATCGAGAAACTGGAAGTCAATCTAGCCCCGATCGTGCCGATGACCGAACGACGAGACTTCGACTCAGCTACAGTGGCGAACTCAATGCGCCAGAGCATTTTTATGGGCGCACTGAGGAGTTGGTAACATTGACTCAATGGTGTCTTTACGACAATTGTCGGCTGATTTTTTTAGTCGGGATGGGCGGGATGGGCAAGACTACGCTGGTAAACGAGATCGCTCGTCAACTGAGTGGCTACTTTCAGTCGATCGTGTGGCGATCTTTGCTCAATCTGCCGCCAATTAAGGAACTTTGTACCGAGCTGCTTCAATGTCTGAGTCAGCAGCCGCTCCTGAATTTGCCAGACTCTTTAGACGAACAAATTGAGTTATTAATCGCGGGTCTCAAAAAAAATCGTTGTTTAATAGTCTTGGATAATGTCGAATCAATCCTGGCAGGACAAGTCGAATCCGGTCAATATTTGCCCGGTTATGAAGGTTACGATCGATTACTTAAAGCCATCGGCGAACTCTCCCACCAAAGTTGTGCGATCCTAACCAGTCGGGAAAAACCACATACGATCGCTAGGTTACAAATTGTCAATCCCCAGTCGGTGCGCTCGATGACCGTTAATGGCATGACATTGGCAGCCGGACATCAATTGCTTCAAGCTTATGGTTGTCCGCAATTACCAGAACCGATCTGGCAAGAAGTACACGCTCATTATGCTGGCAATCCTCTCGCTCTCAAAATCGCTGCTATTACCGCCGTCGAACTTACTGGTGGTGGCGAAAAAGTGTTGGAACTCTATCCACTGATGAAACAAGGTTACCTTCAGTTTCGAGACATCGACGATATTCTCTATCGTCAATTCGAGCGACTTTCGGAGACGGAACAGCAACTAGTATACTGGTTGGCGATCGAGCGCGAACCCGTGACTGGGGCAGAATTACGCTCGAATTCGATCCTAAATACCAAGATGCCGGGAGAGATTATTAATGCGCTCCAGTCGTTATCGCGTCGTTGTATTACGGTCTATGAAGATCGAAATTGGTCGATTCAGCCAGTGATGACTACTTATGTGACTAGTCGATCGATCGATCGATTTGTAGGCGAACTCTTACCACCAGATCCGACCGAGCCACCTGTAATGGATCTCCTGCACCAATTTTGTCATCTCAATACATACGCAATTATTAAGGCGCAAGCTAAAGATTATCTCCGCATCGCCCAGATTCAATCGATCTTGCGCCCGATTGTCGATCGATTACTCGATATTTGGCCGAGTCGAGCCGCTCTGGAAAATCGCCTGGGGCAGATTTTAAATCTATGGCGCACTCTAGACCCGATTCCCCCTGGCTATCTGGCCGGAAATATCCTTAACTTAGCGATCGAATTAGCGACCGATCGATTTGCTAGAGATGGCACCCATCGTCTAGATGGGACACACAGTAATTGTTACGGCCAGACACCCACACTCAAAAACTTAGACTGCTCCTTGTTGCCAATTCGATCGGCTTATCTCGCCGATGTCAATCTCCATCAGGTCGATTTTACCGCAGCGATCTTCGATCGTTGTGTGTTTACTCAGGCATTTGGGGGAATTTTTATGGCAATCTACCATCCGGCTGGCGAGTTACTAGCCACTGGCGATACCAATGGGGATGTTTCGCTATGGCAGATTGCTGACGGCCAAAGGGTAGCAATTTTTCAAGGCCACAGTAATTGGACTCGCGCCTTAGCTTTTAGCTGTGATGGTAAAATTTTGGCCAGTGCTAGTGAGGATCGCACGGTTAGATTGTGGGATGTTCAAACCAATCGGCAGATAGCAACAATCGGGCCACATACTCACACTTTTCGGGGAATGAAGTTTAGTCGCGATGGCCGCCAATTGGCGATCGGTTGCGATGATTGTCAGATTCGGATCTACAATCTGCCTGGATTGCTGGCAGATCCAACAGCCACTAATGTAGATCGTCATTGCCATCAATTATTACCGAGACATAGCAATTGGGTATTTTCGGTCGCCTACAGTCCCGATGAGAGCCGACTGGCGAGTGCTAGTGCTGACGGTACCGTGAGGATTTGGGATCTGGCAACTGGTGAGTGCTTGCAGACTCTCCCCCACGAACACTGGGCGATTCGGACGCTGTTTGCTCCAGACGGTCGATACTTGGTTGTCAGTGGCATGTCACCAACTATCTATGTTTGGGATACGATTTCGGGAGAGCCGATCGCTACTTTAAACGGACATCGAGATTGGATTTGGTCGATTGAAATGAGTGCTGATGGTCGCACGCTCTTTAGTACTGGTGAAGATCGGACGATCCGCGTGTGGGATCTCAACACAGGCGATTGTCAGACTGTCTTGCGCGGTCATCAACAACGAATTTGGAGTATTTCGCTCTCGCCGGACGGACGGCATCTAGTCAGCGGTAGCGAGGATCGGTCGATCGAGATTTGGGATCTTCAGTCCGGGAAATGTGTCAAAACTATTAATGGTTACAGTAACTCGATTAAAGCGATCGCCTTCGTACCCGCTCGAGATTGGTTGGCTAGCTGTCATCGCGATTGCACGATTCGGCTGTGGAATCTGCAACACCTGGTTTGCATTCAGACCTTAACCGGACATACCGATGCCGTGCTGACGATCGCCATTAGTCCCGATGGTCGCTATTTGGCTAGTAGTAGCCTCGATCGCACGATTAGACTTTGGGATTTACAAAATCTGACCTGTTGCCACACGATCGAGACTTTGGCAGAAGGCGTCTGTACGCTAGCATTTAGCCCCGATGGTTGTCAGTTAATTGCTGGTAATTATCAAGCCGAGTTACAGATTTGGGATCTCACCATCGAAGATCGCCACGGCTCGACGGCAGCTCATCCTCGCGCCCGGATCGGTCACCCCAAAAGGATCGAAGCAGTTGCAGTTTGTCAGGTAAATCGCACGATCGCGACTGCGTGTGAAAATAACATTAGGATTTGGGATCTCCAGACAGGCGAATGTTTGCACACCATCATCGCCCACTATCTCAACATTCTAACTGTGGCTTTTAGCCCCGACGGACGATACCTAGCTACTGGCGGTATGGACAAAACATTAAAAGTTTGGGATACCAGTAATTTGGAGTGCCTACACACTCTAAATATGCACCAGAGCTGGATTACAACTGTGGCCTTTAGTCCGACGCCAATCGTCTCACCCACATCGAGCGATTATCACTTAATCGTCGGTAGTGGCGATCGATTGATGACCCGCTGGAATATTACCACAGGCGAATGTCTCCAAACCTACACCGGACACACCAACTGGGTTTGGTCGCTCGCTTACAGTCCCGACGGCTTGACAATCGCCAGCGCGGGAGAAGACGAAACAATCAAAATCTGGGATGTCAGTGGCGAGCGATCTCCCCACACGCTCCGGCTCCAACGTCCATATGAAGATACTATTATTACCGGAGCCACCGGATTGCCGATCGGACAAAGACAGACACTGAAATTGTTAGGCGCGATCGACGATTAG
- a CDS encoding YajQ family cyclic di-GMP-binding protein, with protein sequence MASTFSFDIVSDFDRQELVNALDQTNREIGSRYDLKDTQTTVELADEKITVNTASEMTLDAVHDMLQSKALKRNLSLKIFDYGKIESSSGNRIRQEITLKKGISQDIAKQISKLIRDEFKKVQPSIQGDVVRVTAKDKDELQAVMQRLKQEDLPVALQFTNYR encoded by the coding sequence ATGGCTTCTACCTTTTCTTTTGATATTGTCAGCGATTTCGATCGGCAAGAATTAGTAAATGCTCTCGATCAAACCAATCGCGAGATCGGCAGTCGTTACGATCTCAAAGATACGCAGACTACTGTCGAACTTGCTGACGAAAAAATCACAGTGAATACAGCGAGTGAAATGACTCTCGATGCCGTCCATGATATGCTTCAGAGCAAAGCACTCAAACGCAATCTTTCGTTGAAAATTTTTGACTACGGTAAAATTGAGTCATCGAGTGGCAATCGGATTCGTCAAGAAATCACGCTCAAAAAAGGTATCAGTCAAGATATTGCCAAACAGATTTCCAAGCTAATTCGGGATGAATTTAAAAAAGTTCAACCGTCAATTCAAGGCGATGTCGTCCGCGTTACTGCCAAGGATAAAGATGAATTGCAAGCCGTAATGCAGCGGCTCAAACAAGAAGATTTACCTGTGGCTTTGCAATTTACTAATTATCGCTAA
- a CDS encoding cytochrome c oxidase subunit II, whose protein sequence is MNIPSSIITLLLGIGLTLVSLWYGQNHGLMPVAASEEAAHIDGLFNAMMTISVGLFLLVQGVLVYSAIKFRRRPGELGDGAAIEGNVPLEILWTAIPAAIVLWISIYSFEIYNEMGGFDPEANGAHAMHSMPSGKGSAMAATMDASMAGMPDASKLIAAIGVGASPANQGKPAAVNVNVLGLQYAWIFTYPDANITSGELHIPVGKEVQLNMNAQDVIHAVWIPQLRLKQDVIPGTQTELRFTSNKVGTYPLRCAELCGGYHGSMVTQMVVHTPEEYDAWIASQQQSTQAQADIVKQTIAMNPANMSAGKYLAPYAKEMGVQPEMINHLHHDMNMSSIASATK, encoded by the coding sequence ATGAATATTCCTAGCTCAATCATTACGCTCCTGCTGGGTATAGGACTAACCTTAGTTAGTCTCTGGTATGGACAGAATCACGGACTGATGCCTGTAGCTGCTTCCGAAGAAGCCGCGCACATCGATGGCTTGTTCAATGCCATGATGACCATTTCCGTCGGGCTATTTTTGCTAGTTCAAGGAGTATTGGTATATTCTGCCATCAAGTTTCGGCGCAGACCTGGCGAACTCGGCGATGGAGCTGCGATCGAAGGTAACGTACCATTAGAAATACTCTGGACGGCAATTCCTGCCGCGATCGTCTTATGGATTTCGATTTATAGTTTTGAAATTTATAATGAAATGGGTGGTTTCGATCCTGAAGCCAATGGTGCCCATGCGATGCACAGTATGCCTAGCGGTAAAGGTAGTGCGATGGCAGCAACTATGGATGCAAGCATGGCTGGTATGCCGGATGCTAGCAAGCTGATAGCCGCAATTGGTGTCGGTGCTTCTCCCGCAAATCAAGGTAAGCCTGCTGCTGTCAATGTCAACGTCCTCGGACTCCAATACGCCTGGATCTTTACCTATCCCGATGCAAATATCACTTCGGGCGAACTACATATCCCCGTGGGTAAAGAAGTTCAACTGAATATGAACGCTCAAGACGTGATCCACGCTGTCTGGATTCCCCAATTGCGACTCAAACAGGACGTAATTCCTGGTACTCAGACCGAGCTGCGCTTTACTAGCAACAAAGTTGGTACCTATCCCCTCCGCTGTGCCGAACTCTGTGGTGGCTATCATGGTTCGATGGTAACGCAGATGGTCGTACATACTCCCGAAGAGTATGACGCCTGGATTGCTAGCCAGCAACAATCAACCCAAGCACAAGCAGACATCGTCAAACAGACAATTGCCATGAATCCGGCAAATATGTCTGCTGGTAAATACTTAGCTCCTTATGCTAAAGAAATGGGAGTACAGCCAGAAATGATAAACCACCTTCACCATGACATGAATATGTCCTCGATCGCCTCTGCCACCAAATAG
- a CDS encoding heme o synthase, with protein sequence MQEILNPSIESKHQSFLQVIQSYYQLTKPRIIPLLLITTAAAMWLASDGNTDPVLFLVTVIGGMLAAASAQTMNCIYDRDIDYAMERTRNRPIPSGRVKPLHAGIFATVLAALSFTILTVFTNLLAALLAMAGIGFYMWIYTHLLKRHTPQNIVIGGAAGAIPVLVGWAAVTNSLSLEAWILFTIVFLWTPPHFWALSLMIKDDYAKVGIPMLPVVVGEAATAKQIWIYTLLLVPTTLLLVYPLGAAGIVYAISASGLGGLFIYEAWKLLQAPTEKTPAKSMFKYSILYMMLLCTAIVIDSLPQTQSAIALLIK encoded by the coding sequence ATGCAAGAGATTCTCAATCCATCTATCGAGAGCAAACACCAAAGTTTTCTGCAAGTTATTCAGAGTTATTACCAACTCACTAAACCCAGAATTATTCCGTTACTGCTGATTACTACCGCCGCTGCAATGTGGTTGGCTTCAGATGGTAACACCGACCCGGTCTTGTTTTTGGTCACAGTTATCGGTGGCATGTTAGCGGCAGCTTCCGCCCAAACAATGAATTGTATTTACGATCGAGATATCGATTATGCGATGGAACGGACTCGCAATCGTCCCATTCCTTCCGGTCGAGTCAAACCGCTCCATGCAGGGATTTTTGCCACAGTTTTAGCCGCATTATCATTTACAATCTTGACTGTTTTTACCAATCTTTTAGCCGCGCTGTTAGCGATGGCCGGAATTGGATTTTACATGTGGATTTATACCCACCTCCTCAAACGTCATACACCCCAAAATATCGTCATTGGTGGTGCTGCGGGTGCGATTCCTGTATTGGTTGGTTGGGCGGCAGTTACTAATAGTTTGAGTCTTGAAGCTTGGATCTTATTTACGATCGTCTTTCTCTGGACTCCGCCGCATTTTTGGGCATTGTCGTTAATGATTAAAGATGATTACGCCAAGGTCGGTATTCCGATGTTACCTGTAGTCGTCGGCGAAGCTGCCACTGCCAAACAAATCTGGATTTATACCTTATTACTAGTACCAACAACGCTATTGCTGGTATATCCATTGGGAGCTGCTGGCATCGTGTATGCTATCTCAGCTAGTGGTTTGGGCGGATTGTTTATCTATGAAGCTTGGAAATTGCTTCAAGCTCCTACCGAAAAAACTCCTGCTAAATCGATGTTTAAGTATTCGATCTTATACATGATGTTATTGTGTACGGCGATCGTCATCGACAGTTTACCTCAAACCCAATCCGCGATCGCATTGCTAATTAAATAA
- a CDS encoding DoxX family protein, translating into MNPEAPQADRLIATTRKEQLRVILAICIIVVGIIHFVVPDPFVKIVPNYLPYHLELVYISGFFEILGGIGILVPPVSQAAAWGLLLLFIAVFPANINMAINEIDLPNIPDSSALRWGRLPLQAVLIAWAWWYTRTDGLEEQVSVIPSQWIKSLELTQKAEGSDSRLF; encoded by the coding sequence ATGAATCCTGAAGCACCTCAAGCCGATAGATTAATTGCCACTACTCGCAAGGAACAACTGCGAGTAATTTTAGCAATCTGCATCATTGTGGTGGGAATCATCCACTTTGTCGTACCCGATCCCTTTGTCAAGATCGTGCCCAATTATCTGCCTTACCATCTGGAGTTAGTCTATATCAGCGGATTTTTTGAAATTTTAGGTGGCATTGGGATTTTGGTACCGCCAGTTAGTCAAGCTGCTGCTTGGGGCTTATTGTTGCTGTTTATTGCCGTTTTCCCCGCAAATATCAACATGGCAATAAATGAAATCGATCTGCCAAACATTCCAGATTCCTCAGCATTGCGGTGGGGAAGATTGCCACTCCAAGCGGTATTGATTGCTTGGGCATGGTGGTACACGCGCACGGATGGTTTGGAAGAACAAGTATCTGTGATCCCCTCGCAGTGGATAAAATCGCTGGAATTAACCCAAAAGGCAGAAGGTAGCGATTCGCGGCTCTTCTGA
- a CDS encoding COX15/CtaA family protein produces the protein MSDSALTPQSSAGKDESLSSRENNLVIQARMRQSIWKIAFATLLLMAVGSATRVMNAGLACPDWPLCYGQLVPTAQMNLQVFLEWFHRLDAALIGLSTLGLVASSWWFRQQLPRWLPWANTFALSLILLQGALGAFTVTELLRFDIVTAHLGTALLLFITLLSIGTFLLPLTPSPTLTRSPSPLLPLTAAIFVYTQSILGGLVGSRWALHQCFGNSELCTVMNAHIIGVVPATLSCIAVVISVWRNSDSPKYCQRLAQITAGLLICQILLGVATFKLHLQVEPLTVLHQTIGAALLGTLVLLAVLSWRLKNYQQLATQV, from the coding sequence ATGTCAGACTCTGCACTCACTCCCCAATCTTCTGCGGGTAAAGACGAATCTCTATCCAGCCGGGAGAATAATCTGGTAATTCAAGCCCGAATGCGGCAATCGATTTGGAAGATTGCCTTTGCTACGCTATTGCTGATGGCTGTAGGTAGTGCCACCAGAGTAATGAATGCTGGATTAGCTTGCCCCGATTGGCCGTTGTGCTACGGGCAATTGGTACCGACGGCGCAAATGAATCTTCAGGTATTTTTAGAGTGGTTTCATCGCCTCGATGCAGCCTTAATCGGCTTGAGTACTTTGGGGTTAGTCGCCTCCTCTTGGTGGTTTCGCCAACAGTTGCCCCGCTGGTTACCATGGGCGAATACCTTTGCGCTGAGTCTAATTTTGCTTCAGGGTGCGTTAGGTGCCTTTACAGTGACCGAATTACTCCGCTTCGATATCGTCACCGCACACCTGGGCACCGCCTTACTATTGTTCATCACTTTACTCTCGATCGGCACCTTTCTACTCCCCCTCACCCCCTCCCCCACTCTTACCCGCTCCCCCTCTCCCCTTCTCCCCCTCACTGCTGCAATTTTCGTCTACACTCAGAGCATCCTCGGTGGTTTAGTTGGGTCTAGATGGGCACTACATCAGTGTTTTGGTAACTCCGAACTGTGTACGGTCATGAACGCTCACATCATTGGCGTAGTGCCTGCGACACTGAGCTGTATCGCGGTAGTTATCTCTGTATGGCGTAACTCAGATTCACCCAAATATTGTCAGCGGCTGGCACAAATTACAGCGGGATTACTAATCTGTCAAATCTTGCTTGGTGTTGCTACTTTTAAACTGCATCTTCAAGTCGAACCACTCACCGTACTCCATCAAACCATCGGTGCAGCTTTGCTTGGAACGTTAGTCTTACTCGCAGTATTGTCTTGGCGATTAAAGAATTATCAACAACTTGCCACTCAAGTCTAG